A portion of the Edaphobacter lichenicola genome contains these proteins:
- a CDS encoding acyltransferase family protein, with amino-acid sequence MNTSLLEPQIERPPTSPVPVVTARKPPLPALTGIRTLLAIFIILFHFTPPHLGLLYPIIDNGYVFVGVFFLISGYVLTYNYADRAKTLVKREFWLARFSRLYPIYLLVLIISFRMVQEEWHARSHFEFWQGMILTPLVLQGWSPSVATFWNTVAWTLSSEVVLYAAFPWLIRAPWPKRPLHLVLLLLALWVIGLVPHSLYLLLNPDHIAGPVDRYSSTQLIRFLKYTPLPYVCTFLTGVTLGKLQLALTLTPRQRLLLSAVSLTAVGLFFYTLVLHTPYLLMHGGLMTPVFAALVLGLSGPHPISALFSWRPLLLVGESSYCLYLLHFNVFQLLHIYHVPERLHLTALEPWLSYGILILLALAAFHFVETPARRAILTRFSRKPRPSLSTAR; translated from the coding sequence GTGAATACCAGCCTCCTGGAACCACAGATCGAGCGACCACCTACGTCACCTGTTCCGGTGGTCACGGCCCGCAAGCCGCCTCTCCCTGCGCTCACTGGCATTCGTACTCTACTCGCCATCTTCATCATCCTCTTCCACTTCACGCCGCCTCACCTCGGACTCCTTTATCCCATCATCGATAACGGTTACGTCTTCGTCGGCGTCTTCTTCCTCATCTCCGGCTACGTCCTCACCTACAACTACGCCGATCGCGCCAAGACTCTCGTCAAGCGGGAGTTTTGGCTGGCCCGCTTCTCGCGTCTTTACCCCATCTATCTCCTGGTCTTGATCATCTCGTTCCGCATGGTTCAGGAAGAGTGGCACGCCCGCTCCCACTTCGAATTCTGGCAGGGAATGATCCTCACTCCACTGGTCCTTCAAGGCTGGAGCCCATCGGTCGCCACCTTCTGGAACACTGTCGCCTGGACCCTCTCCAGCGAGGTCGTCCTCTACGCCGCCTTCCCCTGGCTCATCCGCGCACCCTGGCCCAAACGCCCTCTGCACCTTGTCCTTCTCTTACTCGCGCTGTGGGTTATCGGCCTTGTCCCTCATTCACTCTACCTGCTGCTGAACCCAGACCACATCGCCGGCCCTGTTGACCGTTACAGCTCCACCCAACTCATCCGCTTCCTCAAGTACACACCGCTCCCCTACGTCTGCACCTTCCTCACCGGCGTTACCCTCGGCAAACTCCAACTCGCCTTGACCCTCACCCCACGCCAGCGTCTTCTTCTCTCGGCAGTCAGCCTTACTGCGGTAGGACTCTTCTTCTACACCCTTGTCCTTCACACCCCCTACCTTCTCATGCACGGTGGTCTCATGACTCCCGTATTCGCTGCCCTCGTTCTCGGCCTCAGCGGCCCTCATCCGATCTCGGCGCTCTTCTCCTGGCGTCCCCTCTTACTCGTAGGCGAGAGCAGCTATTGCCTCTACCTGCTGCACTTCAACGTCTTCCAGCTTCTGCACATCTACCATGTGCCGGAGCGGCTCCACTTGACCGCTCTGGAGCCCTGGCTCTCCTATGGAATCCTCATCCTCCTCGCTCTGGCGGCCTTTCACTTCGTCGAGACTCCTGCTCGCAGAGCCATCCTTACCCGCTTCTCCCGCAAACCCCGTCCCTCCCTGTCCACCGCGCGCTAG
- the pyrH gene encoding UMP kinase produces the protein MYKRVLLKISGEALAAGKGFGIDAVFIHKIAAEIAAVHALGCEIGIVVGGGNFFRGVAQQAIDMDRVAADHMGMLSTVINAIALQDAIEKLGLFCRVMSAIEMHEVAEPYIRRRAMRHLEKNRIVIFAAGTGNPFFSTDTAASLRAMEIKADILLKATSVDGIYTADPKVDDTATKFEQITYSEMLRLNLRVMDTTAVSLCKDNNMPMMVFSMREPGNIVRVVSGEKIGSLVTA, from the coding sequence ATGTACAAAAGAGTCCTTCTCAAGATCTCAGGCGAAGCCTTGGCCGCTGGCAAGGGCTTCGGCATCGATGCTGTCTTCATCCACAAAATCGCCGCCGAAATCGCCGCCGTTCACGCCCTCGGCTGCGAGATCGGCATCGTCGTCGGTGGCGGCAACTTCTTCCGCGGAGTCGCCCAGCAGGCCATCGACATGGACCGCGTCGCCGCCGACCACATGGGCATGCTCTCCACCGTCATTAATGCCATCGCGCTCCAGGACGCCATCGAGAAGCTTGGCCTCTTCTGCCGCGTCATGTCCGCCATCGAGATGCACGAAGTAGCCGAGCCCTACATTCGTCGCCGCGCCATGCGCCACCTCGAGAAGAACCGCATCGTCATCTTCGCCGCCGGCACCGGCAACCCTTTCTTCTCCACCGATACCGCCGCCAGCCTCCGCGCCATGGAGATAAAGGCCGACATCCTCCTCAAGGCCACCTCCGTCGACGGCATCTACACCGCCGACCCCAAAGTCGATGACACTGCCACCAAATTCGAGCAGATCACCTACAGCGAGATGCTCCGACTCAACCTTCGCGTCATGGACACCACCGCCGTCTCCCTCTGTAAAGACAACAACATGCCCATGATGGTCTTCAGTATGCGCGAGCCCGGCAACATCGTCCGTGTCGTAAGCGGAGAAAAGATCGGATCCCTCGTCACCGCCTGA
- a CDS encoding PadR family transcriptional regulator, which translates to MTESAARDLFPGALEMMILESLRRQPAHGYALVQHIHQRSKNLLQVEEGSLYPALQRLLKAKLVKAEWGVSSTNRRVRTYEITASGLRHLEQQISSFERMFEGITLVLKPSKSPST; encoded by the coding sequence ATGACAGAGTCTGCTGCACGCGATCTTTTTCCCGGCGCACTCGAGATGATGATTCTTGAGTCGCTCCGCCGTCAGCCTGCACACGGATACGCATTGGTGCAGCATATTCATCAGCGGTCGAAGAATCTGCTGCAGGTGGAAGAGGGTTCGCTCTATCCGGCGCTGCAAAGGCTGCTGAAGGCCAAACTCGTGAAGGCCGAGTGGGGCGTCTCGTCGACGAATCGCCGGGTACGGACGTACGAGATCACGGCGTCCGGTCTTCGCCATCTCGAGCAGCAGATCTCCAGCTTCGAAAGGATGTTCGAGGGCATCACCCTGGTCCTCAAGCCGAGCAAGTCTCCATCCACCTAG
- a CDS encoding ABC transporter permease, which translates to MNWFDRIFHRDKLYGDLSEEIRLHLEERKEQLVAAGMSAEEAEREARRAFGNRTLVEERSREVWRWPWIESISGDVRFAMRQLRRSPGFTVAAVVTLALAIGANAVVFSIMNAFLLRPLNVPHAESLFAVFRPDGDSAESYPDYVDLRDRTHSFDGLIAYEVLTVGLDTGSNASRTWAEEASGNYFDAMGLQPYLGRFFHASDENGSNSAPYIVLTYAYWHSHFQADQGVVGRVVQLNKHPFTVIGVGPKDFHGTLLFFHPDFFTPIVNHPALAGEDLTTRGNRWVFMVMGHLKPGVTQAQAIADLNATGAYLEKNYSKDESKMQFKLGRPSLYGDYLGKPVREFMTGLTLLSGLILLAACANLGSLFAARAADRSREVALRLALGASRRRILRGLFTEAVLIALAGGALGLAGSVVLLHGLSVWQPIPRWPIQLAVNPDWRVYGFALLMALTSALLFGSVPVRQVLQTSPYEVVKAGSSARLGRRLTFRDVLLIVQIALCAVLVTSSMVALRGLARSLHGNFGFRVENAMLVDTDLSMAGYVGDKITPMQKRMIEAVGAIPGVESVALADQVPLGDTSNDTPIFTESTSDLKISNAAATPLLYRISPDYFRASGTTLLSGRSFTTQDDKDSPNVAIVNPVFARKIFGSTEKAIGGFFKTKDGVRTQVVGIVETGKYASLTEDPKPAIFIPLEQSPSSATSMIVRSVRDPQQLDAAIRIKLRDLDRGLPVFIQTRFKELDAMLFGPRMATLSLGVLGLMGAMLSITGIFGMAAYTVSKRLRELGIRIALGAQRREVLLAALARPLKFLAFGSAAGLLLGVLGGRVLAFIVSQATPRDPLVLGGVVLAMLLLGLVATWIPAQRALSVDPLALLREE; encoded by the coding sequence ATGAACTGGTTCGATCGTATCTTTCATCGCGACAAGCTATACGGCGACCTCTCCGAGGAGATTCGCCTGCATTTAGAAGAGCGCAAGGAGCAGTTGGTAGCTGCCGGCATGAGCGCGGAGGAGGCGGAACGCGAGGCGCGTCGAGCCTTTGGAAACCGCACGCTGGTTGAGGAGCGGAGCCGCGAGGTGTGGCGATGGCCGTGGATCGAGTCGATTAGCGGCGATGTACGGTTTGCGATGCGGCAGCTGCGGCGTTCGCCTGGATTTACGGTTGCTGCCGTGGTAACACTGGCACTTGCGATCGGCGCAAATGCGGTGGTGTTCAGCATCATGAATGCGTTTCTGCTGCGGCCGTTGAATGTGCCCCATGCGGAGAGCCTGTTTGCGGTGTTTCGGCCGGATGGCGACTCGGCCGAGTCGTACCCCGACTATGTTGACCTGCGCGATCGGACACACAGCTTCGACGGCCTGATTGCGTATGAGGTGCTTACGGTGGGTTTGGATACAGGCTCGAATGCATCGCGGACGTGGGCGGAGGAGGCGAGCGGAAATTATTTCGATGCGATGGGGCTTCAACCGTATCTTGGACGTTTCTTCCACGCCTCCGATGAGAACGGTTCTAACAGCGCCCCATATATTGTTCTGACGTACGCGTACTGGCACAGCCACTTTCAGGCGGACCAGGGCGTGGTGGGACGAGTCGTTCAGTTGAACAAGCATCCCTTTACTGTGATTGGAGTCGGTCCGAAGGACTTTCATGGCACGCTGTTGTTCTTCCATCCCGATTTCTTCACGCCCATTGTGAACCATCCTGCGCTGGCTGGTGAGGACTTGACTACACGCGGCAATCGCTGGGTCTTCATGGTCATGGGGCATCTGAAGCCCGGCGTGACCCAGGCTCAGGCGATTGCCGATCTGAATGCGACGGGCGCTTACCTTGAGAAGAACTACTCCAAAGATGAGAGCAAGATGCAGTTCAAGCTTGGGCGTCCGAGTCTCTATGGCGACTACCTCGGCAAGCCTGTGCGTGAGTTCATGACAGGGCTCACGCTACTCTCAGGGTTGATTCTGTTGGCGGCGTGTGCGAATCTCGGGAGCCTGTTCGCCGCACGGGCAGCCGACCGATCTCGTGAGGTTGCGCTGCGGCTGGCGCTGGGGGCAAGCCGCAGACGAATCCTGCGTGGGCTGTTCACGGAGGCGGTGTTGATCGCACTAGCCGGAGGCGCGCTGGGGCTTGCGGGCAGCGTCGTATTGCTGCACGGCCTAAGCGTGTGGCAGCCGATTCCACGCTGGCCGATACAACTGGCCGTCAATCCGGATTGGCGAGTCTATGGGTTCGCTCTGCTGATGGCTTTGACAAGTGCGCTTTTGTTTGGCTCGGTTCCCGTGCGCCAGGTGCTGCAAACAAGCCCGTACGAGGTGGTGAAGGCCGGCTCAAGCGCAAGGCTTGGACGACGCTTGACGTTCCGCGACGTGCTGCTGATTGTGCAAATTGCGTTGTGTGCGGTGCTGGTGACCTCTTCGATGGTGGCGCTTCGTGGACTGGCGCGTTCGTTGCACGGCAACTTCGGCTTCCGAGTGGAGAATGCGATGCTGGTCGATACCGACCTCAGCATGGCAGGCTACGTTGGTGACAAGATCACCCCGATGCAGAAGCGGATGATCGAGGCGGTTGGGGCAATTCCGGGGGTCGAGTCTGTGGCTCTTGCGGACCAGGTGCCTTTGGGCGATACGTCAAACGACACACCCATCTTCACCGAGAGCACATCGGATCTCAAGATATCGAATGCAGCAGCAACTCCATTGCTCTACCGTATCTCTCCGGACTACTTCCGTGCATCGGGCACAACACTACTGTCGGGCAGAAGTTTTACGACGCAAGACGATAAAGATTCGCCGAACGTTGCGATCGTAAATCCGGTGTTTGCGCGAAAGATCTTCGGGTCGACGGAAAAAGCGATAGGCGGGTTCTTCAAGACGAAGGATGGTGTGCGAACACAGGTCGTGGGGATCGTCGAGACCGGAAAGTATGCAAGTCTGACTGAAGATCCGAAGCCGGCGATCTTCATCCCCCTGGAGCAGTCCCCCTCGAGTGCGACGTCGATGATCGTGCGTTCGGTGCGTGATCCGCAGCAGTTGGATGCTGCGATTCGCATCAAGCTGCGCGATCTCGATCGAGGGCTACCGGTCTTCATCCAGACGCGCTTCAAAGAGCTGGATGCAATGCTGTTTGGGCCGCGGATGGCCACGCTGTCGCTGGGGGTGCTGGGGCTGATGGGCGCGATGCTATCGATCACAGGAATCTTCGGCATGGCAGCGTACACGGTGAGCAAGCGGTTGCGGGAGTTGGGGATTCGCATCGCGCTGGGTGCGCAGCGACGGGAGGTGTTGCTCGCCGCTCTGGCGCGGCCTTTGAAGTTCCTTGCCTTTGGTTCGGCGGCGGGATTGCTATTGGGAGTTCTCGGCGGCCGCGTGTTGGCTTTCATCGTCTCCCAAGCCACTCCGCGCGATCCCCTCGTACTCGGCGGCGTGGTTCTGGCGATGCTTTTGCTTGGATTGGTGGCGACGTGGATTCCCGCGCAACGTGCACTGTCGGTCGATCCTTTAGCGCTGCTGCGAGAGGAGTAG
- a CDS encoding carbonic anhydrase has translation MSKILTEVLSANESYADTFGAKSNLALPPARGFAILTCMDARLDPAKYAGLAEGDAHVIRNAGGRASDDAIRSLVISYKLLGTKEFFVIHHTDCGMQFFTNEVIRGLLANSLETAALTAEGFKDVGKGPGSTAAEFVEFLTIKDQAQSVVADVTRIRTSSLVPKSIPIYGYIYDVKSGKLIEVPAATEAGRAH, from the coding sequence ATGAGCAAGATCCTCACCGAAGTCCTCTCCGCCAACGAATCCTACGCCGACACCTTCGGCGCAAAGTCCAACCTCGCTCTCCCACCCGCTCGCGGCTTTGCCATCCTCACCTGCATGGACGCGCGCCTTGACCCCGCCAAATACGCAGGCCTCGCCGAGGGTGACGCCCACGTCATCCGCAACGCCGGTGGCCGCGCCAGCGACGACGCCATTCGTTCTCTCGTCATCAGCTACAAGCTCCTCGGCACCAAAGAGTTCTTCGTCATCCACCACACCGACTGCGGCATGCAGTTCTTCACCAACGAAGTCATCCGCGGACTACTCGCCAACAGCCTCGAAACCGCAGCCCTCACTGCAGAAGGCTTCAAAGACGTAGGCAAAGGCCCAGGCTCCACCGCAGCCGAGTTCGTCGAATTCCTCACTATCAAAGATCAGGCGCAGTCCGTCGTCGCCGACGTAACCCGCATCCGAACTAGTTCACTCGTGCCGAAGTCCATCCCCATCTATGGCTACATCTACGACGTAAAATCCGGCAAGCTGATCGAGGTTCCAGCCGCCACAGAAGCTGGCCGCGCTCACTAA
- a CDS encoding GRP family sugar transporter, protein MFIVNNSAVAFLFCALTMMGWGSWANTQKLAGKERWPFALYYWDYAFGVALLGVLFGFTLGSFGSAGSSAIANLHTASTDSMVRALASGGLFNLANILLVIAIDAAGISLAFPVGVGLALVIGTVASYYHAPKGNPTLLGAGVVLIIFAMIMSAVATRQVQKQRSVNTSRGLLFACAAGCLMGFFYPQLASSISPNFNSEPIQAGFLTPYTALLLFGFGLLASNVVINTVFMRFQGSTFREYRDAKFKLHWLGLLGGAIWMIALGLNVIASGVAGSAVSYALGQGATLVAALWGVFCLERVSWSLCRDAIGCSTDADWLHGRAHPDWHCDLVSYMKALALLA, encoded by the coding sequence ATGTTCATCGTAAATAATTCGGCGGTTGCATTTTTATTTTGCGCCTTGACCATGATGGGGTGGGGCTCCTGGGCGAATACGCAGAAGCTGGCTGGAAAAGAGCGCTGGCCCTTCGCTTTGTACTATTGGGACTATGCGTTCGGTGTCGCTCTGCTGGGCGTGCTCTTCGGTTTCACGCTGGGTAGCTTCGGCTCGGCTGGAAGCAGCGCGATTGCGAATCTTCATACGGCCTCGACGGACTCGATGGTGCGAGCGCTCGCCAGCGGTGGCTTGTTCAATCTGGCCAATATTCTGTTGGTGATTGCGATCGACGCGGCGGGAATCTCGCTTGCCTTTCCGGTTGGCGTGGGCCTCGCTCTGGTGATCGGGACGGTGGCCAGCTACTATCACGCTCCCAAGGGCAATCCAACTTTGTTGGGCGCAGGCGTTGTGTTGATTATCTTTGCGATGATCATGTCTGCTGTCGCAACGCGGCAGGTGCAGAAGCAGCGTTCGGTCAATACCAGCCGAGGTTTGCTGTTTGCCTGCGCAGCGGGCTGTTTGATGGGATTCTTTTATCCGCAGTTGGCTTCGTCTATCTCCCCGAACTTCAACAGCGAGCCGATTCAAGCGGGATTTCTTACTCCTTATACTGCGCTGCTGCTATTTGGCTTCGGCCTGCTTGCGAGCAATGTCGTGATCAACACCGTATTCATGCGCTTCCAGGGATCGACGTTCCGAGAGTATCGAGATGCGAAGTTCAAACTGCATTGGCTTGGCCTACTTGGGGGCGCAATCTGGATGATCGCACTGGGCTTGAATGTCATTGCATCGGGTGTTGCGGGGTCTGCGGTCTCGTATGCGCTGGGACAGGGGGCAACGCTGGTGGCTGCCCTGTGGGGTGTGTTTTGTCTGGAAAGAGTTTCATGGAGCCTCTGCCGGGACGCGATCGGTTGTAGCACTGATGCTGATTGGTTACACGGCCGGGCTCATCCTGATTGGCACTGCGATCTTGTGAGCTACATGAAGGCGTTAGCTCTGCTAGCTTGA
- a CDS encoding ribokinase, translating to MPDESDLNSYKVGADNFSEIARKTYETEGVDTQFLISSSDDTTGAAAIIIDESSGENAIVITPGAANSLTPQEIDLAREQIRNSAVFMTQLELPVPIVVHGLKTARELGVLTILNPAPACALDDATLALCDYLTPNESEAAALTGCSVDSLEDAEKAAEQLLARGVRNVIMTLGARGALIKTPTLTKYVAAFNAGPVIDTTGAGDAFNGGFAVGLSEGMSLEEAARFGCVVAGISVTRNGTATSMPKRSELEKYAQRSSKAEKSS from the coding sequence ATGCCTGACGAATCAGATCTCAACTCATATAAGGTTGGCGCCGATAACTTCTCCGAGATCGCACGCAAGACCTATGAGACCGAAGGTGTCGATACACAGTTCCTCATCTCATCGAGCGACGACACGACTGGCGCCGCTGCAATCATCATCGACGAGTCGTCCGGCGAGAACGCCATCGTCATCACTCCCGGAGCCGCGAACTCTCTGACTCCGCAGGAGATCGATCTAGCGCGTGAACAGATTCGCAACTCAGCAGTCTTCATGACGCAGCTCGAGCTGCCTGTTCCAATCGTTGTGCATGGTTTGAAGACTGCACGCGAGCTTGGCGTTCTCACCATCCTCAACCCCGCTCCTGCCTGCGCCCTCGACGACGCAACGCTTGCTCTGTGCGACTATCTGACGCCAAACGAAAGCGAAGCCGCAGCGCTTACAGGCTGCTCCGTCGACTCCCTTGAAGATGCAGAAAAAGCAGCCGAACAGCTTCTCGCACGAGGAGTTCGTAACGTCATCATGACGCTGGGTGCACGCGGCGCCCTTATCAAGACACCAACGTTAACGAAATACGTCGCAGCGTTCAACGCAGGTCCAGTGATCGACACAACCGGAGCAGGCGATGCCTTCAACGGAGGCTTTGCCGTGGGCCTGTCGGAAGGGATGAGCCTCGAGGAGGCTGCACGCTTCGGCTGCGTCGTTGCTGGGATATCTGTGACACGCAACGGCACGGCTACTTCGATGCCGAAGAGATCCGAGTTGGAGAAATACGCGCAGCGATCTTCCAAAGCAGAAAAATCAAGCTAG
- a CDS encoding serine hydrolase domain-containing protein, which yields MPNPPTPSPFRPTLTRRTLLQNLAVTATIAATPFPKAFAQAQFGGSNGQERGEMGRIAGAFRQQFSVPATSIAISRNGQFVYDQSVGMGDRQHLTQVQQDSLFRIASLSKPITSVTIFTLLEQGKLNLTDKVFGPSAILGIKYGKPPYKQWVADITVDQLLTHTCGGWPNDANDPMMHNDGWDHTKLITETIANQPLTNQPGTHWAYSNFGYCILGRVIEQITGQPYDAYVKANILAPCGISTMQIAANKESQRAPNEVVYYGQYSEDPYKLNVTRMDSHGGWIASSTELVQFLNHVAGAPNIPALLKPATIKLMTTPAPAYPPGDARYARGWMVRDNGAGNWWHSGSLPGTTTVMVRTPTGFCWAALANTRTQPSNEIDTAIDQMMWNMVRTVPSWNA from the coding sequence ATGCCGAACCCACCGACACCAAGTCCCTTCCGCCCAACCCTCACCCGCAGAACCCTCCTCCAAAATCTAGCCGTCACCGCTACAATTGCCGCCACACCGTTTCCCAAAGCCTTCGCTCAGGCGCAGTTCGGAGGCTCCAATGGCCAGGAGCGCGGCGAGATGGGCCGTATCGCCGGAGCCTTCCGCCAGCAATTCTCCGTCCCTGCAACCTCCATCGCCATCTCCCGCAACGGCCAGTTCGTCTACGACCAATCCGTCGGCATGGGCGACCGCCAACATCTTACGCAAGTCCAGCAGGACAGTCTCTTCCGCATCGCCTCTCTCAGCAAACCCATCACCTCCGTCACCATCTTCACCCTCCTTGAACAGGGCAAGCTCAACCTCACCGACAAGGTCTTCGGCCCCTCCGCCATTCTCGGCATCAAGTACGGCAAGCCGCCCTACAAGCAATGGGTCGCCGACATCACCGTCGACCAACTCCTCACCCACACCTGCGGCGGCTGGCCCAACGACGCCAACGATCCCATGATGCACAACGACGGCTGGGATCACACCAAGCTCATCACCGAAACCATCGCGAACCAACCCCTCACCAACCAGCCCGGCACCCACTGGGCCTACTCCAACTTCGGCTACTGCATCCTCGGTCGCGTCATCGAACAGATCACCGGCCAGCCCTACGACGCCTACGTCAAAGCCAACATCCTCGCTCCCTGCGGCATCTCCACCATGCAGATCGCCGCCAACAAAGAGAGCCAACGCGCGCCCAACGAGGTCGTCTACTACGGCCAATACTCCGAAGACCCCTACAAGCTCAACGTCACCCGCATGGACTCTCACGGCGGATGGATCGCCTCATCCACCGAGCTCGTCCAGTTCCTCAACCACGTTGCCGGCGCGCCCAACATCCCCGCTCTCCTCAAGCCCGCAACCATCAAGCTCATGACCACTCCTGCTCCAGCCTATCCGCCCGGTGACGCACGCTACGCCCGTGGATGGATGGTGCGCGACAACGGTGCAGGGAATTGGTGGCATAGCGGCAGCCTCCCCGGAACCACTACCGTCATGGTTCGAACCCCTACCGGCTTTTGCTGGGCGGCTCTCGCCAACACGCGTACCCAGCCCTCAAACGAAATCGACACAGCCATCGATCAGATGATGTGGAACATGGTTCGCACCGTTCCATCATGGAATGCCTGA
- a CDS encoding trypsin-like serine protease, whose translation MPDYQQLVKVKEDAETRLRAIPGVHAVGISKKSVRGKSTDELAIAVFLVDKKPLERLSPEEVIPPEIDGFKTDVIQMQQPRLCMAADPNNLVATISDDQLTVTFSGAKDPPGSGIVIVVDYSSTDDSSNTTHYVAAYETDPPDTQEDIADALAGAIQGKANNHVTATSDDSTFTIDSGDDEHTCAITHCAVTAIDDKQYFDDHLRGGIQLQAGGAAGGFGTIGFLATTAATAQDPQGKVVAITCEHVVYSAAAGKTNLVGKVDDVNNIVEFSTKNSKPIPLNSLVEILLKDLSASIFYTTVAGDTPSGVATGVAAAVTHANIAGVSATNPGGGVRVEFSGLSEDETVRCYTFGPKKIDPDVDMTATVVGTAVTFTGEVSGDNYGIFTRVNQGGVKATCGVFTNPARGDTLTSIADAIAQAFTNLPDNVRGVVTASQAANTVTFHDAEAVSCVVVGDIQVGQPDNSFGSPCSHCCSHRIGHVIDSKVDVDIAVIQLDAGQKWTPEIEGFGLVSGIHSLTPESLNLPVFKRGRTLPVSTAGSIEALQVSGTATDSGDFARKYVNAIKIKSEAPDNGPFVLEGDSGSAIVDVGGAVVGVVFAGELCGLATPIDSINDAFSSLDLNLAPAPAAGQAPGDIRTVPKSAMAADEQKLASSSQPFIEKRLAEAEIDISATVEGSKYAELVKTHIAETQRLVNSNRRVATAWHRNGGPEILNAMLRMLQRHDEPMPESINGRPFADCLERMRQVFARYASPALAADLPRFAEWMKSFAGLTYPQMLATLRLRNGD comes from the coding sequence ATGCCCGACTACCAACAGCTCGTTAAGGTGAAGGAAGATGCGGAGACACGCCTGCGCGCGATTCCTGGTGTCCACGCTGTCGGAATCAGCAAAAAATCTGTTCGCGGCAAATCTACGGACGAATTAGCGATTGCGGTTTTTCTGGTGGATAAGAAGCCGTTGGAGCGACTGTCGCCTGAAGAGGTTATTCCACCAGAGATTGACGGTTTCAAAACCGACGTTATCCAGATGCAGCAACCGCGACTTTGTATGGCGGCGGACCCGAATAATCTAGTTGCGACGATCAGCGACGATCAGCTCACCGTAACATTTTCGGGAGCAAAGGATCCTCCTGGAAGTGGGATTGTAATTGTGGTGGATTACTCGTCCACCGACGACAGTTCTAATACGACGCATTATGTAGCCGCGTATGAGACAGATCCTCCGGACACGCAAGAGGATATTGCGGACGCCCTCGCCGGGGCGATCCAGGGTAAAGCGAATAACCACGTGACCGCGACGTCAGACGACAGTACGTTCACGATCGACTCTGGCGACGACGAGCATACCTGTGCGATTACGCACTGCGCCGTCACTGCTATCGACGACAAGCAATATTTCGATGACCACTTGAGGGGCGGCATTCAGCTTCAGGCCGGGGGGGCAGCTGGAGGATTTGGAACGATCGGGTTTCTTGCGACCACTGCGGCAACAGCGCAAGATCCCCAGGGTAAGGTTGTCGCCATCACTTGCGAGCATGTTGTCTATTCCGCGGCGGCCGGAAAGACCAACCTGGTGGGCAAAGTCGACGATGTCAATAATATTGTGGAGTTCAGCACCAAGAATTCGAAACCAATACCTTTGAATTCGTTGGTCGAGATCCTTCTCAAGGATCTGTCCGCGAGCATTTTCTACACGACTGTAGCCGGAGATACTCCAAGCGGCGTCGCTACTGGCGTCGCTGCAGCCGTCACACATGCAAATATCGCTGGCGTCAGCGCGACCAACCCAGGTGGCGGAGTGCGGGTGGAGTTTTCTGGTTTATCCGAAGATGAGACGGTCAGATGTTACACGTTCGGGCCAAAGAAGATCGATCCAGACGTCGATATGACCGCCACTGTCGTGGGTACCGCAGTCACGTTCACCGGCGAGGTGAGCGGCGATAACTATGGCATTTTTACCAGGGTGAATCAGGGCGGCGTCAAGGCAACGTGTGGAGTATTCACGAATCCTGCTAGAGGTGACACGTTGACCTCGATCGCGGACGCTATTGCACAGGCGTTTACGAACCTTCCAGATAATGTGCGTGGCGTTGTGACCGCATCGCAGGCCGCCAACACAGTCACCTTCCATGACGCGGAGGCCGTGTCTTGCGTTGTCGTAGGCGACATTCAGGTTGGACAACCGGATAACAGCTTTGGTTCGCCGTGTTCGCATTGTTGCAGTCACCGGATTGGGCACGTGATCGACTCCAAGGTCGACGTAGATATCGCAGTGATTCAGTTGGATGCCGGACAGAAGTGGACACCTGAGATCGAGGGTTTCGGCCTGGTCTCCGGCATTCATTCTCTGACTCCTGAGAGCCTTAATCTGCCCGTTTTCAAAAGGGGCCGAACTCTTCCGGTATCTACCGCGGGAAGCATCGAAGCACTTCAGGTGAGCGGCACGGCAACAGACTCAGGCGACTTCGCCCGCAAATATGTAAACGCAATCAAGATCAAATCCGAAGCGCCCGATAATGGCCCTTTTGTTTTGGAGGGCGACTCGGGATCAGCAATTGTCGATGTGGGAGGCGCAGTGGTTGGAGTTGTGTTCGCGGGGGAACTATGTGGTTTGGCGACACCAATCGATTCGATCAACGACGCTTTCAGTAGTCTCGACCTCAACCTGGCTCCCGCACCTGCAGCAGGACAAGCTCCCGGTGACATTCGCACTGTTCCGAAATCGGCGATGGCGGCCGATGAACAAAAGCTAGCTTCTTCCTCTCAGCCGTTCATAGAGAAGCGCCTGGCGGAGGCCGAGATAGATATCTCGGCGACTGTTGAAGGATCGAAGTATGCAGAGCTGGTAAAAACGCACATTGCGGAGACACAACGGCTGGTCAACTCTAACCGTCGCGTGGCGACCGCATGGCATCGCAACGGCGGTCCTGAGATTCTGAACGCGATGTTGCGCATGTTGCAGCGACACGACGAGCCAATGCCAGAGAGCATCAACGGTAGACCGTTCGCCGATTGCCTCGAGCGGATGAGGCAAGTATTCGCACGCTACGCGAGCCCTGCGCTGGCCGCCGATCTTCCACGATTTGCAGAATGGATGAAGAGCTTCGCTGGCCTCACCTATCCGCAGATGTTAGCCACGTTACGCCTTAGGAATGGAGATTAG